From the genome of Glycine max cultivar Williams 82 chromosome 2, Glycine_max_v4.0, whole genome shotgun sequence, one region includes:
- the LOC100818894 gene encoding epoxide hydrolase A, whose translation MEHLDMVSEVKHQRIKTNGIWIHVAEKGTGPLVLLLHGFPETWYAWRHQINFLAQHGYHVVAPDLRGYGDSDSPIDPTSYTMHHLVGDIIGLLDHFGQQQVFVVGSDWGANIGWHLSLFRPDRVKGFVALSVPYYPRSPTAKTVETIRKLIGDESHVCQFQEPGRAERAFARYDYLTVMKKFLLITRTDILASPPGMELVDFLPTPSVVPSWITEEELMVFADKFQESGFTGPLNYYRAMDLNWELLAPWQGSKITVPTKFIGGDKDIGFETAGTKTFVESDIFKSLVPNLEVVILDAHHFIHQEKAQQVSHEILSFISKLSPNASM comes from the exons ATGGAACACTTAGACATGGTGAGTGAAGTGAAGCACCAAAGAATCAAAACCAACGGGATATGGATACACGTGGCAGAGAAAGGGACAGGTCCACTAGTTCTGCTGCTTCATGGCTTCCCAGAAACATGGTATGCCTGGCGGCACCAGATCAATTTCTTGGCCCAGCATGGCTATCATGTGGTTGCACCTGATCTTAGAGGATATGGTGACTCTGATTCTCCTATTGATCCCACTTCCTACACTATGCACCACCTTGTAGGTGACATCATAGGTTTGCTTGATCATTTTGGTCAACAACAG GTATTTGTTGTTGGATCTGATTGGGGAGCAAACATTGGATGGCATCTGAGTCTATTTAGGCCTGACAGAGTCAAAGGATTTGTTGCCCTAAGTGTTCCTTACTACCCTAGGTCTCCAACTGCTAAAACGGTTGAAACTATCAGGAAATTAATTGGAGATGAGAGTCATGTCTGCCAGTTCCAG GAACCAGGAAGAGCAGAGAGAGCTTTTGCTAGATATGATTATTTGACAGTGATGAAGAAGTTTTTGCTGATAACACGGACAGATATTCTAGCATCTCCACCGGGCATGGAACTTGTTGATTTCTTGCCAACGCCTTCGGTTGTGCCATCATGGATAACCGAGGAAGAACTCATGGTCTTTGCAGATAAATTCCAAGAGTCTGGTTTCACTGGTCCACTCAATTATTACCGTGCAATGGACTT AAACTGGGAGCTTCTTGCACCATGGCAAGGATCAAAGATAACAGTTCCAACGAAGTTCATAGGAGGAGACAAAGACATCGGTTTTGAAACAGCGGGTACAAAGACTTTTGTGGAAAGTGATATTTTCAAGAGCCTTGTTCCCAACCTTGAAGTAGTTATACTAGACGCCCACCATTTTATACATCAAGAAAAAGCCCAACAAGTTTCACATGAAATCCTTTCCTTCATCAGTAAATTATCCCCCAATGCTTCCATGTAA